The genomic stretch GCCGGTAGCCGACGCGAGTGGGCTTGCCCGTCTCGGGGTCGACCACGGCGACGTTGGAGATGTGGATAGCAGCCTCAGACTCCACGATGCCGCCCTCGGTGCTGCCGAACTGGCCGGCACGGAGGTGACGCTTGACGCGGTTGACGCCCTCGACGAGGACGCGCTCCTTGGCGGGCATGACCTGCAGGACCTTGCCCTGCTTGCCCTTGTCTTTGCCGGTGAGGACCTGGACGAGGTCGTCCTTCTTGATCTTGGCCATGAGTCAGAGCACCTCCGGAGCGAGCGAGACGATCTTCATGAACTTCTTCTCGCGCAGCTCTCGACCCACGGGCCCGAAGATACGGGTACCGCGCGGTTCGGGAGTCTCACCCTTAAGAATCACAGCAGCGTTCTCATCGAAGCTGATGTAGGACCCGTCGTTGCGACGGATCTTCTTCTTGGTGCGCACGACAACAGCCTTGATGACGTCGCCCTTCTTGACGTTTCCGCCCGGAATTGCGTCCTTGACGGTGGCGACGAATGTGTCGCCGATACCTGCATAGCGGCGTCCCGATCCACCGAGGACCCGGATGACAAGGACTTCCTTGGCACCGGTGTTGTCGGCGATCTTGAGCCGCGATTCCTGTTGAATCACTTGTTCTCTCCTGTCGTCTCACTGGTTCTCGCAGTCGTGCCGAGCCTTGTGGAACTTCTAGCCTGAGCCGGGGCACCGTCGGCGGCGATCATGCCGTCGAGCGCCTCGGCTTAGATGACAAGTCCCCTGGCCGCTTACCCACACACTCTCCATCCCTGTCGGGACGGGCAGATGAATGCATGGCCGAGGCGGCGTTTCCCGGGACCCCGCGGGGCCCTTTCGGGGACATGCGCTGTCCTTTGAGGTGGATAGCCTCATCGATAAGGGCGCACAGCCTCAATATCTTACACGAGATGCACCAAGGGCCCAACTCCCACACCGGTGAGGTGTGGGCGTCGGGCCCTTGGAGGACGCAGAATGCCGTGTTCCGCGATCAGCCTCGGAGCGTGCCGGGCTGATCGCGGAACACGAGGATCACTCTGCCTTTTCGAGGATCTCGGCCAGCCGCCAGCGCTTGGCTGCCGAGAGCGGGCGGGTCTCGGAGATCAACACGGTGTCCCCCACGCCTGCCTGCTCGTTCTCATCGTGTGCCATGAACTTCTTGTGCCGCTTCATGATCTTGCCGTACAGGCCGTGCTTACGACGGTCCTCGACCTCGACGACGATGGTTTTGTTCATCTTGTCGGAGACGACGACGCCGCGCAGGGTCTTACGGTCATTGCGGGTCTCTGCAGTTGCTTCGCTCATGCTCAGTCCTCAGTCTTCTTCTCGTTCTGCTCATCAGCCGAATCCGAGGAGTCCGCGGCGGCATCGACATTCTCACGAATGCCCAGCTCACGTTCACGCACCACGGTGTAGATCCGGGCGATGTCGCGCTTGATGTCCTTGAGCCGGCTGGAGCTCTCCAGCTGGCCGGTCGCGGACTGGAAGCGGAGGTTGAACAGCTCTTCCTTGGAAGAGCGCAGCGCCTCTGCCAGGGCTGCTGAGTCCATCTCTGCGAGCTTCTCAACGGTCAGCTCTTTGGTTCCAACTGCCATTGTCACTCACCACTCTCTCGGCTGATCACGCGTGCCCTCATGGGCAGCTTGTGGATTGCCAGGCGGAGCGCCTCTTTGGCGACTTCCTCCGTGACACCGGACAGCTCGAACATGACGCGTCCGGGCTTGACGTTGGCGATCCACCACTCCGGGGAACCCTTACCGGAGCCCATGCGGACCTCGGCAGGCTTCTTGGTGAGCGGCTGGTCCGGGTAGATGTTGATCCAGACCTTGCCGCCGCGCTTGATGTGGCGGGTCATGGCGATACGCGCAGATTCGATCTGGCGGTTCGTCACGTAGGCGGGGTCAAGGGCCTGGATGCCGTACTCGCCGAAGGCGAGCTCGGTTCCACCCTTGGCCCGGCCGCGGCGCTTGGGCCGGTGCGGCTTGCGGTACTTGACTCGGCGGGGCATCAACATCAGTTCTGCCCTCCTTCCGCTGCAGCTGAGGCTTCGGCAGGCGCCTGGGCGCCAGCCTCGCGACCGCGGCCCGGACCACGACGACGGCGCTCTTCGCCTCCGCCACGGGGTCCACCGCGACCGCCGCGTGCTCCACCGCGGCCAGAAGGCTGTGCAGCCTGCTGCGCGGCGAGCTCCTTGGCGGTCAGATCGCCCTTGTAGACCCAGACCTTCACGCCGATGCGGCCGAAGGTGGTCTTGGCCTCGTGCTTGCCGAAGTCGATGTTCGCGCGCAGGGTGTGCAGCGGAACGCGACCTTCGCGGTAGAACTCGGAGCGGGACATCTCTGCACCGCCGAGGCGGCCGGCGCACTGGATACGGATACCCTTTGCGCCCGAACGCATCGCCGAGGTGATGGCCTTCTTCATCGCGCGGCGGAACGCCACACGAGCTGCGAGCTGCTCGGCCACACCCTGGGCAACCAGCTGAGCATCGGTCTCGGGGCTCTTGACCTCGAGGATGTTCAGCTGGATCTGCTTGGCGGTGAGCTTCTCCAGCTCGCTGCGGATCCGGTCCGCCTCGGCGCCGCGGCGACCGATGACGATGCCTGGGCGTGCCGTGTGGATGTCCACACGGACCCGATCGCGGGTGCGCTCGATCTCAACCTTCGAGATGCCGGCGCGCTCCACGGTCTTGGCCAGGAGTTCACGAATCTGGACATCCTCTTTCACGAAGTCCTTGTAACGCTGACCGGCCTTGGTCGAGTCGGCGTACCAGTGCGAAACGTGGTCAGTGGTGATGCCCAGACGGAAACCATTGGGGTTGATCTTCTGTCCCACTACTGATCCCCACCTTTCTCTTCGGCGCCGACCACGATCGTGACGTGGCTGGTGCGCTTGTTGATGCGGAACGCCCGGCCCTGAGCCCGGGGACGGAACCGCTTCATGGTCGGACCTTCGTCGACGCGTGCCTCGGTGATGAAGAAGGCGTCCTCGTTAAAGGCGACTCCTTCCTTGTCTGCGTGCTGGCGAGCGTTCGCCAGCGCAGAAGCGACCACCTTGGCCACCGGCTCTGTAGCGCCCTGGGGGGCGAACTTCAGAATAGCCAGTGCTTCGTTGGCCTGCTTGCCGCGGACAAGGTCGACGACGCGCCGGGCCTTCATAGGCGTCACACGCAGGTAGCGCGCAATTGCCTTGGCTTCCATTGCTTTCCTTCTCTCGTCTTGTGACACGAAGTACAAGCTCACTCATCGCTCCTCGGTAGAGGAAGCGATCAGCGGCGCTTGCCCTTCTTGTCGTCCTTCACATGGCCGCGGAATGTACGCGTCGGAGCGAACTCGCCGAGCTTGTGCCCGACCATCGACTCAGTGATGAACACGGGGATGTGCTTGCGCCCGTCATGCACGGCAACGGTGTGTCCGAGCATGTCGGGGATGATCATGGAACGGCGGGACCATGTCTTGATGACATTCTTGGTGCCCTTTTCGTTCTCAGCGACGACCTTGAGGTACAGGTGCTGATCGACGAAGGGGCCCTTCTTCAAGCTGCGTGGCATGTCTCCAGGCTCCTATCGCTTGTTCTTGGTACGACGGCGACGCACGATGAGCTTGTCGCTTTCCTTGTTCGGACGGCGGGTGCGGCCCTCCGGCTTGCCATTCGGGTTGACCGGATGACGACCACCGGAGGTCTTGCCCTCGCCACCACCGTGCGGGTGGTCCACCGGGTTCATCACGACACCGCGGACGGTGGGACGAACACCCTTCCAGCGCATGCGTCCAGCCTTGCCCCAGTTGATGTTGGACTGCTCGGCGTTGCCGACAGCGCCGATGGTCGCCCGGCAGCGGACGTCGACGTTGCGGACCTCGCCGGAGGGCAGACGCAGCTGGGCGAACTTGCCCTCGCGGGCCACCAGCTGGATGCCGGCTCCTGCGGAGCGGCCCAGCTTGGCGCCGCCTGCAGGACGCAGCTCCACTGCGTGCACCACGGTGCCCAGAGGGATGTTGCGCAGCGGCAGGTTGTTGCCCGGCTTGATGTCGGCGTTGGCGCCGGACTCCACGGCTGCACCCTGCTCCAGCTTGGCCGGGGCCAGGATGTAGCGCTTGGTGCCGTCGATGAAGTGCAGCAGGGCGATGCGTGCGGTGCGGTTCGGGTCGTACTCGATATGAGCGACCTTTGCCGGCACGCCGTCCTTGTCTGCACGGCGGAAATCGATCACGCGGTACTGGCGCTTGTGGCCACCACCCTTGTGACGTGTGGTGATCTTGCCCGAGCTGTTTCGGCCGCCGGTCTTGGACAGCGGACGCAGCAGGGACTTCTCCGGGGTGTCCCGGGTGATCTCTGCAAAGTCGGCCACAGACGAGCCGCGCTGGCCCGGTGTGTTCGGCTTGAGGTTACGGATAGCCATATTCTTCTTCCTCGATCAAGTGGTTCCGATCAGCCGTTCAGGCTGCGGATCCTCCGAAGATGTCAATGTTGTAGCCCTCTTTGAGGGTGATGATCGCCCGCTTGGTGCCGGTGCGCGAGCCCCATCCGAACTTGGTGCGCTTGCGCTTGCCAGCCCGGTTGATGGTGTTGACCGAGTTCACACGCACGGAGAAGATCTTCTCCACGGCGTACTTGATCTCGGACTTCGTGGCCCGGGGGTCCACCAGGAAGGTGAACTTGCCCTCATCGATCAGGCTGTAGGACTTCTCCGAGACGACGGGTGCGATGACGACGTCGCGCGGGTCCTTGCTAGTCAGGACGCTCACTTGGTCTCCTCCTTCGCAGTGCCCTGGGCCAGGAAGGCGTCATAGCCGGCCTGCGTGAACACGATGTCATCGGAGACGATGACATCGTAGGTGTTCAGCTGATCGGCGTACAGGGTGTGGACGTGCGGCAGGTTGCGAGTCGAGAGCGCGGCGACGTCGTCGCTGCGGTCGATCACGACCAGCCAGTTGCGGTTCGCGCCGCCGAGACCGGCCAGCGCAGCCTTGGCCGCCTTGGTCGAGGCCTGGCCGGTGACCAGGGAGTCCACGACGACGATGCGGTCGTTGCGTGCCCGGTCCGAGAGGGCTCCGCGCAGGGCGGCGGCCTTCATCTTCTTGGGCGTGCGCTGGGAGTAGTCACGCGGAGTCGGGCCGTGGACGATGCCACCGCCGATCATGTGCGGACCGCGCATGGAACCCTGACGGGCACGGCCGGTGCCCTTCTGCCGGAACGGCTTGGCGCCGGTGCCGGAGACCTCTGAACGAGTCTTGGTCTTGTGGGTGCCCTGGCGTGCCGCAGCGCGCTGCGCGACGACCACCTGGTGGATCAGCGCGACATTGGTCTTGGCGTCGAATACCTCGGCGGGGAAGTCGACGGAAACCTTGTTAGCCATGTGGATCATGCTCCCTTCACTGCGGTGCGGACCAGGACGACCTGGCCGCGAGCACCCGGAAGGGCGCCCTTGATCAGCAGCAGGTTCTTCTCGGGGTCCACGGCGTGGACGGTCAGGTTATGGGTGGTCTGGCGGACGCCGCCCATCCGACCTGCCATGCGCAGACCCTTGAAGACGCGACCCGGGGTGGATGCGCCGCCGATGGAGCCTGGCTTGCGGTGGTTCTTGTGGGCACCGTGCGAGGCACCCACGCCGCCGAAGCCGTGACGCTTCATGACACCGGCAAAGCCCTTGCCCTTGGTCTTGCCGATGACATCGACCTTCTGGCCGGTCTCGAAAGACTCGACGGTGAGGTCCTGTCCGAGTTCGTAGGACCCGGAGTCACCGGTGCGGATCTCCACCACGTGGCGGCGCGGGGTCACGCCTGCCTTCTCGAAGTGACCTGCCAGCGGCTTGGTCACCTTGCGGGGATCGATGCGTCCGAAACCGATCTGGACGGAGTTGTAGCCGTCGCTGTCGGTGGTGCGGACCTGGGTCACGACGTTGGAGTCGGCCTGGACAACAGTGACTGGGATGAGAACGTTGTTCTCGTCCCAGACCTGGGTCATGCCGAGCTTCGTGCCCAGCAGTCCCTTGACGTTCAGTTCAACGCGGGAAATATTGGTCATAGTGTTCTCAGCACCTCCCTGCTAGAGCTTGATCTCGATATTGACGTCTGCAGGCAGGTCGAGTCGCATCAGGGAATCGACGGCCTTGGGCGTCGGATCCACGATGTCGATCAGGCGCTTGTGGGTGCGCATCTCGAAGTGCTCGCGAGAGTCCTTGTACTTATGGGGAGAACGGATCACGGCGTACACGTTCTTCTCGGTGGGCAGCGGCACTGGGCCGACAACCGTTGCACCAGCACGTGTGACCGTGTCGACGATCTTCCGGGCCGAGGTGTCGATGACTTCGTGGTCATACGACTTCAGCCGGATGCGGATTTTCTGTCCCGCCATGCGTTGAGCCTCTTTCTGGTGTTCTGACATTCGTCTTACGTCGCAGCCCAAGACCGGGACGGAGCCATGGGGCTCCCAGAGAGGCATTCAGCGCTGGCCCCTGGTGGGGCGCAGGCGGTACTGACCTTCTGCAGTTATGGGCTGCGCAGCCGCGACACGATCTGCTCGATCTCCCGAGCCTGACGATGAGGCAGCAGCTGCACGACCCGCTCAGTCCGAATCCGTGCCTGCGAATCCTGCATGACACAGGAGTCGACGGGTTCCTCGGGCTGACGGGCTACCGACCCCCGCGGTCGGGCGTGTCGCTTATATGAGCAGGATTCCTGCGCACAGCGAAACACATCGCGAGGTGTCGGATGGTAAGTTTCGGTATTCGCTCCACACGGTGGACCCGAGGGCACACCGGGGCATAGCGCCCGTGAGCAACCTGTCTATTCTCACACAGATCCCCGACCATGACAAACAGAAGACCCCGGTGGCCTCAGCCACCGGGGTCTTCTGTTCATCGCACTGCGCTGCGGGGCTTCTCAGCCCTGCGGCGCTGCTCTGAGGTTGGTGATTACTTCAGGATCTTCACAACTCGACCCGAACCAACGGTGCGTCCACCCTCGCGGATGGCGAAGCCGAGGCCGTCTTCCATCGCGATCTCCTGGATGAGCTCCACGGTCATCTCGGTGTTGTCTCCGGGCATGACCATCTCGGTGCCCTCGGGCAGCGAGATGACGCCGGTGACGTCGGTGGTCCGGAAGTAGAACTGCGGACGGTAGTTGGTGTAGAAGGGGTTGTGGCGACCGCCCTCATCCTTGGAGAGGATGTAGACGTTGGCCTCGAACTGGGTGTGCGGGGTGATGGAGCCGGGAGCTGCCACAACCTGGCCGCGCTCGACGTCATCGCGCTTGAGACCGCGCAGCAGCAGGCCACAGTTCTCGCCGGCCCATGCCTCGTCGAGCTGCTTGTGGAACATCTCGATGCCGGTCACCGTGGTCTTCTGCTTGGCACGGATGCCGAGGATCTCGACCTCGGAGTTGATCTTCAGCGTGCCGCGCTCGGCGCGACCGGTGACCACGGTGCCGCGACCGGTGATCGTGAAGACGTCCTCGATGGGCATCAGGAACGGCTTGTCCTTATCGCGCTCCGGCTCGGGGATGAAGCTGTCCACAGCCTCCATCAGGTCCTCGACGGTCTTGACCCACTCGGCGTCGCCCTCGAGAGCCTTGAGGCCCGAGGTGCGGATGACCGGTGCGTTGTCGCCGTCGTAGCCCTGGGAGTCGAGGAGCTCGCGCACCTCCATCTCGACCAGGTCCAGGAGCTCTTCGTCCTCGACCATGTCGGACTTGTTCAGTGCGACCAGCAGCGAGGGGACGCCGACCTGGCGTGCCAGCAGGACGTGCTCGCGGGTCTGTGCCATCGGGCCGTCGGTGGCGGCGACGACCAGGATCGCGCCGTCCATCTGGGCGGCACCGGTGATCATGTTCTTCACGTAGTCAGCGTGACCGGGGGCGTCCACGTGTGCATAGTGGCGCTTGTCGGTCTGGTACTCCACGTGGGAGACGTTGATCGTGATGCCGCGCTCGCGCTCCTCGGGAGCGTTGTCGATCGAGGCGAAGTCACGGCCCTGGTTGAGGTCCGGGAACTTGTCCGCCAGGACCTTGGAGATCGCGGCGGTCAGGGTGGTCTTGCCATGGTCGACGTGACCGATGGTGCCGATGTTAAGGTGCGGCTTGTTACGCTCGAACTTTGCCTTGGCCACAGGTTCCTCCTATAGAACTTGTTCAGGTAAGAAGACTTACTCCAGCCGCACTGTCAACGAGGCTGAAACTCATGCAAGTCTACTAATCGCTAGGTATTTGGTGAAATTCTCTGCAATGGTGCTGGGTGAGGAGCGGCGGAGGTCACTGGAGACCTCGCATCCTCGCGGCGCTGGGCCCGCCTGGGTCCGGCCGGCCCCGGGTCCGCCGCGCGGCGGCGACGAACCCGGGGAGCCGAAGCGGGATCAGGCGCCGCGGTTCTTCTCGATGATCTCTTCTGCCACGGCCTTCGGAACCTCCGCGTAGGAGTGGAAGGACATGGTGAAGACTGCGCGGCCCTGAGTGCGCGAGCGCAGCTCACCGATGTAGCCGAACATCTCCGAGAGCGGCACGAGTGCCTTGATGACCTTCACGCCCGCCGCGTCATCCATGGACTGGATCTGTCCGCGGCGGGAGTTCAGGTCGCCGATGACCTCGCCCATGTACTCCTCGGGAGTACGGACCTCGACCGACATCATCGGCTCGAGCAGCACCGGGCTGGCGCGGCGTGCGCCCTCCTTGAACACCTGGGAGCCTGCGAGCTTGAACGCCATCTCCGAGGAGTCCACGTCATGGTAGGCGCCGTCGACCAGTTCGGCCTTGACACCGACCATCGGGTAGCCGGCGAGCACGCCGAGCCCCATGGCGTCCTGGATGCCTGCATCCACCGAGGGGATGTACTCGCGGGGGATGCGGCCACCGGTCACCAGGTTGGCGAATTCGTACATCTCGCCGTCGGAGGTGTCCAGGGGCTCGAAGTTCATCAGCACCTTGGCGAACTGACCCGAACCACCGGTCTGCTTCTTGTGCGTGTAGTCGACCTTCTCCACACGCTTCTTGATGGTCTCGCGGTAGGCCACCTGGGGCTTGCCCACGTTGGCCTCGACGTTGAACTCACGCCGCATGCGGTCCACCAGGATGTCCAGGTGCAGCTCACCCATGCCGCCGATCTCGGTCTGGCCGGTCTCGTCGTTCTGGGTGACGGTGAAGGTCGGGTCCTCGGCGGCCAGCTTCTGGATCGCCGTGGAGAGCTTCTCCTGGTCGCTCTTGGACTTCGGCTCGATGGCCACGGAGATCACGGGCTCCGGGAAGGTCATCGACTCGAGCACGATCTGGTCGTTCGGGTCGCACAGGGTGTCACCGGTGGTGGTGTCCTTGAGTCCGATGACCGCGTAGATGTGCCCGGCCTGGATCTCGTCGACCGGGTTCTCCTTGTTGGCGTGCATCTGGAAGAGCTTGCCGATGCGCTCCTTCTTGCCCTTCGTGGAGTTCACGATCTGCGCACCCGCGGCGAGCTTGCCGGAGTAGACGCGGATGAAGGTGAGCTGCCCGAAGAACGGGTGGGAGGCGATCTTGAACGCCAGAGCGGAGAACGGCTCGTCCTTGCTCGGGCGACGAGTCAGGATCTCGTCTTCCTTGTTCGGCTTGTGACCTTCCATGGCCTCGACGTCTGCCGGGGTGGGCAGGTAATCGATGACCGCGTCGAGCATCGGCTGGACGCCGCGGTTCTTGAACGCGGAGCCACAGAAGACCGGGTAGGCGGCGGAGGCGACGGTGAGCTTGCGCACACCTTCCTTGAGCTCGTCGTTGGAGATCTCTTCGCCCTCGAGGTACTTGTTCATCAGCACGTCGTCGGCTTCCGCGACCTGCTCGATGAGCGTGTTGCGGTACTCCTCGGCCTGCTCCTGCATCTCCTCGGGGATCTCACGGGTCTCGTACTGAGCACCCATGGTCACATCGCCCTTGGCGTCGCCTGGCCAGACCAGCGCCTTCATCTGGAGCAGGTCCACAACACCGACGAACTCGCTCTCGGAGCCGATCGGCAGCTGCATCACCAGCGGGGTGGCACCGAGGCGGGACTTGATGGTGTCCACGGTGTAGTAGAAGTCAGCGCCGAGCTTGTCCATCTTGTTGACGAAGCAGATGCGCGGGACGTTGTACTTGTCGGCCTGGCGCCAGACAGTCTCGGACTGCGGCTCCACGCCCTCCTTGCCGTCGAAGACTGCGACGGCGCCGTCGAGGACGCGCAGCGCACGCTCCACCTCGACGGTGAAGTCGACGTGGCCGGGAGTGTCGATGATGTTGATCTGGTTGTCGCCCCAGAAGCAGGTCACCGCGGCGGAGGTGATCGTGATGCCGCGCTCTTTCTCCTGCTCCATCCAGTCCGTCGTGGACGCACCGTCGTGGGTTTCACCGATCTTGTGGTTCATACCGGTGTAGAACAGGATGCGTTCGGTTGCGGTGGTCTTACCGGCATCGATGTGGGCCATGATGCCGATGTTGCGGACCTTCTTGAGGTCAGTGAGCACGTCTTGTGCCACGGTGATTCCCCTTTTCTATTACCAGCGGTAGTGGGCGAAGGCCTTGTTGGACTCAGCCATCTTGTGAGTGTCCTCGCGGCGCTTCACAGCAGCACCGAGGCCGTTGGAGGCATCCAGGATCTCGTTCATCAGGCGATCCGTCATCGACTTCTCGCGGCGATCCTTGGAGTAGCCGACGAGCCAGCGCAGGGCCAGCGCGGTCGAGCGACCGGGCTTGACCTCGACCGGGACCTGGTAGGTCGCACCGCCGACGCGGCGGGAGCGGACCTCCAGGGCCGGGCGGACGTTGTCCATGGCCTTCTTCAGGATGGTCACGGAGTCCTCACCGGACTTCTTTGCGACACCATCGAGCGCGCCGTAGACGATGCGCTCTGCGGTGGACTTCTTGCCGTCGACCAGGACCTTGTTGATCAGCTGGGTGACCAGCGGGGATCCGTGGACCGGATCCTGGACGAGAGGGCGCTTGGGTGCGGGTCCCTTACGAGGCATTACTTCTTCTCCTTCTTCGCGCCGTAGCGGGAGCGAGCCTGACCGCGACCCTTGACACCCTGGGTGTCGAGGGCGCCGCGGACGATCTTGTAGCGGACGCCGGGAAGGTCCTTCACACGACCGCCGCGCACGAGCACGATGGAGTGCTCCTGCAGGTTGTGACCCTCGCCCGGGATGTAGGCGGTGACTTCGACGCCGCCGCCCAGGCGCACACGGGCGACCTTGCGCAGTGCGGAGTTCGGCTTCTTCGGGGTCGTGGTGTACACACGGGTGCACACGCCACGACGCATCGGGCTGCCCTGCAGGGCAGGGGTGTTGTTCTTGGTGCGCTTGGGATGACGCCCCTTGCGCACAAGCTGCTGGATAGTAGGCACTATGCGTTCTCCGTACGTGTAGTGAGGGAAGCAGAGCCTGAGGTCTGCCCGCGGTCGAGAGTTCTATACACTGTCCGCGGGCTCTGGTCCCCAGGCGTGCAAAAATGTGGCATGTGTTGCGCACCTTCCCCGCAACCCGGACCGAGTCCCTCTGCCACATCAGAAACAATCAGGTTAACACTACCAGGTGCACCCGCGGAGCGCGAACGCACCCCGGGACGCCGAAGAGGTCCGGGCGAGCATCGCTCCCCCGGACCTCTTCGTGAACCTCAGCCGCCGGACCCCGACCTGCGGATCCGTGCGACCTCAGATGTCAGCTGCGCTCAGCGGAAGTCGACATCGGTGTTGTAGTCGTCGAGCGGGATGGCATGGAACTCGCCGTCGCCCTCGGCTCCTGCGTAGTCGAAGCTCGAGCCGTAGAGGCTCGGGCCGGTGAACAGGCTGGCCTTGGCCTCCTCGGTCGGCTCCACCGTGGACTGGGTGTACCGGTCCAGACCGGTGCCGGCCGGGATCAGCTTGCCGATGATCACGTTCTCCTTCAGGCCCAGCAGCGGGTCGGACTTGCCTTCCATCGCCGCCTGGGTGAGCACCCGGGTGGTCTCCTGGAAGGAGGCCGCCGAGAGCCAGGAATCCGTGGCCAGCGAGGCCTTGGTGATGCCCATCAGCTCGTCGCGCCCCGAGGCCGGCTGCGCACCCTCGGCGACTGCCTTGCGGTTGGCCGCGGTGAAGCGGAACCGGTCGGCAAGCTCGCCCGGGAGCAGATCGGTGCCACCGGAGTCGATGACGGTGATCCGGCGCAGCATCTGCCGGACGATGACCTCCACGTGCTTGTCGTGGATGCCCACGCCCTGGGACTGGTAGACGTCCTGGACCTCGGAGACCAGGAACTTCTGCGCGGCGCGGGGGCCGAGCACACGAAGCACCTGCTTGGGATCCACGGCACCTGCGACCAGCTGCTGACCGACCTCGACGGCTTCACCGTCAGAGACCAGCAGACGCGCACGACGCAGGATCGGGTAGGCGTGCTCCTCGGACCCGTCATCCGGAGTCAGCACCAGGCGGAGCTGCTTCTCGGAATCGTCCAGGTGCACCCGACCAGCGACCTCCGCGATCGGCGCCACACCCTTGGGGGTGCGGGCCTCGAAGAGCTCCTGGATACGGGGCAGACCCTGGGTGATGTCGTCCGCGGAGGCGATGCCGCCGGTGTGGAAGGTACGCATGGTCAGCTGGGTGCCCGGCTCACCGATGGACTGTGCGGCGATGATGCCCACCGCCTCACCGATGTCCACGGTCTGCCCGGTGGCCAGCGAGCGTCCGTAGCAGCGAGTACAGGTACCCACGGCGGACTCACAGGTGAGCACCGAGCGGATCTTGATCTCGCTGATCCCGGCGGCGAAGAGCTCATCGATCAGCACGTCCCCGACGTCGGAGCCTGCCTCTGCGAGCAGGTTGCCCTTGGCGTCGCTGACGTCGACGGCGAGCGTCCGCGCATAGGCGGAGTTCTCGACCTCTTCATGCAGCTTCAGCTCACCGGAGTCATCGGCCACCGCGATGGTGACGGTCAGCCCGCGGGAGGTCCCGCAGTCCGCTTCACGCACGATGACGTCCTGCGAGACATCGACCAGACGACGGGTCAGGTAACCCGAGTTCGCCGTCTTCAACGCCGTGTCCGCCAGGCCCTTGCGGGCGCCGTGGGTGGCGATGAAGTACTCCAGGACCGAGAGGCCCTCCCGGTAGGAGGACTTGATCGGACGCGGGATGATCTCACCCTTCGGGTTGGTCACCAGACCACGGATGCCCGCGATCTGCCGGACCTGAAGCCAGTTGCCTCGGGCACCGGAGGTGACCATCCGGTTGATGTTGTTGTGCTCATCCATGCCGGCCTGCATCGCTGCGGCCACCTCGTCGGTGGCCTTGGTCCAGATCTCGACCAGCTCGGAGTGGCGCTCGTCGTCGCCGATCAGACCCATGTCGTACTGGGACTGGACCTTCGCGGCCTGGTCCTCGTAGACGTCCATGATCTTCTTCTTGTCCATGTTCGAGGTCACGTCGGAGATCGCGACGGTGACACCCGAACGGGTGGACCAGTAGAAGCCGGCGTCCTTGAGGTTGTCCAGGGTGCGCGCGGTGACGATGTTCGGGTAGCGCTCGGCCAGATCGTTGATCAGGGTCGAGAGCTGGCCCTTGTCCGCCACCGAGTCCTGCCAGGGGTAGCCCTCCGGCAGCAGCTGGTTGAAGAGCACCTTGCCCATCGTGGTGGTCAGCGTGGCCGGAGTGCCCGGCTCCCAGCCCTCAGGGGCCGGGACCGCCGCCGAAGGGGTATAGCCCTCCACGGTGATCTTCACGGGCGCGTTGATGTGCAGCTCCCGCAGGTCAAAGGCCATCTGAGCCTCACCGA from Nesterenkonia sandarakina encodes the following:
- a CDS encoding DNA-directed RNA polymerase subunit beta'; protein product: MSQESSFGTMRIGLATGDEIRGWSYGEVKKPETINYRTLKPEKDGLFCEKIFGPSRDWECYCGKYKRVRFKGIICERCGVEVTRAKVRRERMGHIQLAAPVTHIWYFKGVPSRLGYLLDLAPKDLEKVIYFAAYMITEVDTDRRHDDLPNLQAEIDQELKHLADQRDADIAAISKDLEGDLERLEGEGAKAAEKKKARDTSDKQMSQVRKRADAEIEQLERVWDRFKNLKVSDLEGDEALFREMRTRYGQYFEGAMGAEAIQRRLASYDMEAEAERLREIIATGKGQRKTRALKRLKVLNAFLSTGTSPRGMVLEAVPVIPPEIRPMVQLDGGRFATSDLNDLYRRVINRNNRLKRLLDLGAPEIIVNNEKRMLQESVDSLFDNGRRGRPVTGPGNRPLKSLSDMLKGKQGRFRQNLLGKRVDYSGRSVIVVGPQLQLHQCGLPKQMALELFKPFVMKRLVDLNHAQNIKSAKRMVERQRPQVWDVLEEIITEHPVLLNRAPTLHRLGIQAFEPQLVEGKALQLHPLVCSAFNADFDGDQMAVHLPLSPEAQAEARILMLSSNNILKPSDGRPVALPSQDMIIGLHHLTTQREDETGAGRAFSSIGEAQMAFDLRELHINAPVKITVEGYTPSAAVPAPEGWEPGTPATLTTTMGKVLFNQLLPEGYPWQDSVADKGQLSTLINDLAERYPNIVTARTLDNLKDAGFYWSTRSGVTVAISDVTSNMDKKKIMDVYEDQAAKVQSQYDMGLIGDDERHSELVEIWTKATDEVAAAMQAGMDEHNNINRMVTSGARGNWLQVRQIAGIRGLVTNPKGEIIPRPIKSSYREGLSVLEYFIATHGARKGLADTALKTANSGYLTRRLVDVSQDVIVREADCGTSRGLTVTIAVADDSGELKLHEEVENSAYARTLAVDVSDAKGNLLAEAGSDVGDVLIDELFAAGISEIKIRSVLTCESAVGTCTRCYGRSLATGQTVDIGEAVGIIAAQSIGEPGTQLTMRTFHTGGIASADDITQGLPRIQELFEARTPKGVAPIAEVAGRVHLDDSEKQLRLVLTPDDGSEEHAYPILRRARLLVSDGEAVEVGQQLVAGAVDPKQVLRVLGPRAAQKFLVSEVQDVYQSQGVGIHDKHVEVIVRQMLRRITVIDSGGTDLLPGELADRFRFTAANRKAVAEGAQPASGRDELMGITKASLATDSWLSAASFQETTRVLTQAAMEGKSDPLLGLKENVIIGKLIPAGTGLDRYTQSTVEPTEEAKASLFTGPSLYGSSFDYAGAEGDGEFHAIPLDDYNTDVDFR